In Papaver somniferum cultivar HN1 chromosome 1, ASM357369v1, whole genome shotgun sequence, a genomic segment contains:
- the LOC113322785 gene encoding ABC transporter G family member 14-like: MSSSQPQNTAVLPYPVRSNLPPKSVLTLPLHPITLKFEEVVYKIKLEQQKGGFCWNGTWSSKEKTILNGMTGMVCPGEILAMLGPSGSGKTTLLTALGGRLNGKLSGKITYNGQPFSSPIRRQIGFVAQNDVLYPHLTVAETLIFTSLLRLPDSLTKEEKVEHAEHVINELGLNRCRNSMIGGPLFRGISGGEKKRVSIGQEMLINPSLLLLDEPTSGLDSTTAQRILTTIKHLASGGRTVVITIHQPSSRLYHMFNKVVLLSEGCPIYHGPASTALDYFSSIGFSTSVTVNPADLLLDLANGIAPDCKRTVDEEGGDSPQEGGGSTENEQKLVREALISAYDKNIATRLKAELCGAVDMNNNPCYAGATTTDSYKWNTVKSEEWGTSWWRQFKVLLRRGLKERRYEAFNKLRIFQVITVAILAGLLWWHSPPSHIQDRIGLLFFFSVFWGFFPLYNAVFTFPQERAMLIKERASGMYRLSSYFLARTAGDLPMELALPTVFVVIIYWMGGLKPDPTTFVLSLLVVLFSVLVSQSLGLAFGAILMDVKQATTLASVTTLVFLMAGGYYIQQIPVFIVWLKYLSFSFYCYKLLLGVQYTDNDYYECSNGDFCRVVDFHAVKSMGSDHLWIDVCIMALMLVGYRIVAYLALRRVQVR, translated from the exons ATGTCATCTTCCCAGCCGCAAAACACGGCTGTCCTCCCTTACCCTGTTCGCTCCAATCTTCCGCCCAAATCTGTACTTACACTTCCCTTGCACCCAATTACACTCAAG TTTGAAGAAGTGGTGTACAAAATCAAATTAGAGCAACAGAAAGGAGGGTTCTGTTGGAATGGTACATGGAGTTCCAAAGAAAAGACCATTTTAAATGGAATGACAGGTATGGTTTGTCCAGGTGAGATTTTGGCGATGCTCGGCCCATCCGGAAGTGGCAAGACAACCCTCCTGACAGCTCTTGGCGGTCGACTCAATGGGAAGCTCTCAGGTAAGATCACCTACAATGGCCAGCCATTTTCAAGCCCCATCAGGCGGCAAATTGGATTCGTTGCTCAGAACGATGTTCTCTACCCACACTTAACCGTGGCTGAGACACTCATCTTCACCTCCCTGCTACGCCTGCCTGACAGCTTGACCAAAGAAGAGAAGGTAGAACATGCTGAGCATGTGATTAACGAGCTAGGCCTGAATCGGTGCAGGAATAGCATGATAGGAGGTCCTTTGTTCAGAGGAATTTCAGGTGGTGAGAAAAAGAGAGTAAGCATTGGACAAGAAATGTTGATCAATCCAAGTTTACTGTTACTCGACGAACCCACCTCGGGACTAGACTCGACCACTGCTCAGCGTATCTTGACCACGATAAAGCACTTGGCAAGCGGTGGCAGAACTGTGGTTATCACTATTCATCAACCATCTAGCAGACTATACCACATGTTTAACAAGGTGGTATTGCTTTCAGAGGGATGCCCAATCTACCACGGACCTGCATCCACTGCCTTGGATTATTTCTCTTCAATTGGATTTTCCACTTCTGTCACTGTCAACCCAGCTGATCTCCTACTCGATCTGGCAAACG GAATTGCGCCGGATTGCAAAAGAACGGTGGATGAAGAAGGCGGAGATTCTCCTCAAGAGGGTGGTGGAAGCACAGAAAATGAGCAAAAATTGGTCAGGGAAGCACTTATCTCTGCTTATGACAAGAACATAGCCACAAGGTTGAAGGCTGAACTTTGCGGGGCTGTAGACATGAACAATAACCCCTGCTATGCTGGTGCTACCACTACTGATTCATACAAAT GGAACACTGTGAAGTCAGAAGAATGGGGCACCAGCTGGTGGAGGCAATTTAAAGTGCTGCTCAGGAGAGGGCTAAAGGAGCGTAGATACGAAGCAttcaataaattgagaatcttccaAGTAATAACTGTTGCCATTCTTGCTGGTCTCCTCTGGTGGCACTCCCCGCCATCACACATCCAGGACCGC ATTGGGTTGCTCTttttcttctcagtcttctggGGTTTCTTCCCACTCTACAACGCCGTTTTTACATTTCCACAAGAACGAGCTATGCTCATCAAAGAACGTGCATCAGGCATGTACCGGCTCTCCTCTTACTTCCTTGCCAGGACTGCAGGGGACCTTCCTATGGAGCTTGCTCTTCCCACAGTATTCGTTGTCATTATCTACTGGATGGGTGGACTCAAGCCGGACCCAACAACCTTCGTTCTATCCCTACTTGTTGTACTCTTCAGTGTCCTTGTATCTCAAAGCTTAGGTCTTGCATTTGGTGCTATCCTGATGGATGTCAAACAAGCAACCACCTTGGCCTCAGTCACCACTTTGGTTTTCCTTATGGCTGGAGGCTATTACATTCAGCAGATCCCTGTCTTCATTGTCTGGTTGAAGTACTTGAGCTTTAGCTTCTACTGTTACAAGCTTCTTCTTGGAGTACAATACACTGATAATGATTATTATGAGTGCTCGAACGGAGATTTCTGCCGCGTGGTTGATTTTCATGCAGTTAAGTCCATGGGTTCAGATCATTTATGGATAGATGTCTGTATCATGGCTCTGATGTTGGTTGGGTATCGGATAGTTGCTTATCTGGCATTGCGCAGGGTGCAAGTCAGATAA
- the LOC113322793 gene encoding RNA polymerase sigma factor sigB-like isoform X2: protein MACLLPQFFNCPPDTTTSTTTLSHHLTSHTHSYLFKTRQPVCIRAQCVLTTTTASAVVDMEKLQLPSLEAHLRSLAMDRSMSYVGSVGPPTKENIEDTVATETLTGEEADIAAAAAGAVALAKAAAQMAKDAAFMGGDNSDARLDHKHVEFSPKTESIHLGTVHYTDAERSLLGLQPLQAECRTEEEEIIPVTDSDSLEPTDEELELLQVQLTNRIAVRSGRQTERRARRAKAAEKAAASVVSVNSGSSRKKKAPIQEVDYADPLRYLRGTTSSSRLLTANEELQLSEGIQVLLKLELLHDELTERCGGKPTLAQWAAAAGVDQKTLRKRLNYGILCKDKMIKSNIRLVISIAKNYQGAGMNLQDLVQEGCRGLVRGAEKFDASKGFKFSTYAHWWIKQAVRKSLSDQSRTIRLPFHMVEATYRVKEARKQLFNEKGRQPDDKEIAEATGLSMKRLMAVLLTPKAPRSLDQKFGINESLKPSEIISNPDDETSEDILIKQFMRQDLEKVLCTLNPREKQVVRWRFGLEDGRMKTLQEIGELMGVSRERIRQIESCAFRKLKNKKRTKNLQQYINS from the exons TCAAAACTAGACAACCCGTATGCATTCGTGCGCAATGTGTTCTTACAACGACTACAGCAAGTGCAGTTGTCGATATGGAGAAGCTTCAGTTACCATCTCTGGAAGCTCATTTACGTTCACTAGCAATGGACAGATCCATGTCATATGTAGGATCTGTTGGTCCACCCACTAAG GAAAACATTGAAGATACTGTAGCTACGGAAACACTTACTGGTGAAGAGGCCGAtatagctgctgctgctgctggagcCGTCGCTCTTGCAAAAGCAGCAGCGCAAATGGCTAAAGATGCTGCTTTTATGGGTGGCGATAATTCTGATGCTAGATTAGATCATAAGCATGTAGAATTTTCACCAAAAACCGAAAGCATACATCTTGGGACGGTTCATTATACTGATGCCGAGCGATCATTACTAGGCCTTCAGCCTTTGCAAGCTGAGTGCAGGACGGAGGAAGAAGAAATAATTCCTGTTACAGATTCTGACAGCTTGGAGCCAACTGATGAAGAACTTGAACTTCTCCAGGTGCAACTTACAAATAGAATAGCTGTGAGATCTGGGCGTCAAACAGAGAGAAGAGCTAGAAGAGCAAAAGCAGCTGAGAAAGCTGCTGCAAGTGTTGTTTCTGTGAATTCTGGATCTAGTCGTAAAAAGAAAGCTCCTATACAAGAAGTGGACTACGCTGATCCTTTGCGCTATTTGAGGGGGACCACTAGCTCTTCCAGACTTCTTACTGCTAATGAAGAGCTGCAGTTGTCAGAAGGGATACAG GTCTTATTAAAACTGGAATTACTTCACGACGAACTTACAGAACGTTGTGGTGGTAAACCCACTCTTGCTCAGTGGGCAGCAGCAGCTGGAGTTGACCAGAAAACCCTAAGGAAGCGCTTAAACTATGGCATCCTTTGCAAAGACAAAATGATTAAAAGCAACATCCGTCTTGTAATTTCTATTGCAAAAAATTATCAGGGGGCGGGAATGAACCTTCAAGACCTTGTTCAG GAAGGGTGTCGAggccttgtaagaggtgcagagAAATTTGATGCTTCAAAGGGATTCAAGTTTTCAACTTATGCCCACTGGTGGATTAAGCAGGCAGTTCGAAAATCGCTTTCTGATCAATCTAGAACAATTCGCCTACCG TTTCACATGGTCGAGGCAACTTATCGAGTAAAGGAAGCTAGAAAGCAGCTGTTCAACGAGAAAGGAAGACAGCCCGACGACAAGGAGATTGCAGAGGCGACAGGGTTGTCAATGAAGAGGCTAATGGCTGTATTACTCACTCCCAAAGCTCCAAGATCTCTTGACCAGAAGTTTGGGATCAATGAGAGTCTAAAGCCTTCA GAAATAATttcaaatccagatgatgaaacATCTGAAGATATACTTATCAAGCAATTCATGAGGCAGGATCTGGAAAAAGTGCTATGCACTCTCAATCCAAGGGAGAAGCAGGTGGTCCGGTGGAGGTTTGGGCTGGAGGATGGAAGGATGAAAACATTGCAGGAGATTGGGGAATTAATGGGTGTGAGCAGAGAAAGAATCCGGCAAATAGAATCATGTGCCTTCAGAAAGttgaagaataagaagagaaCCAAAAATTTGCAGCAGTACATTAACTCATAA
- the LOC113322793 gene encoding RNA polymerase sigma factor sigB-like isoform X1: MACLLPQFFNCPPDTTTSTTTLSHHLTSHTHSYLFKTRQPVCIRAQCVLTTTTASAVVDMEKLQLPSLEAHLRSLAMDRSMSYVGSVGPPTKQENIEDTVATETLTGEEADIAAAAAGAVALAKAAAQMAKDAAFMGGDNSDARLDHKHVEFSPKTESIHLGTVHYTDAERSLLGLQPLQAECRTEEEEIIPVTDSDSLEPTDEELELLQVQLTNRIAVRSGRQTERRARRAKAAEKAAASVVSVNSGSSRKKKAPIQEVDYADPLRYLRGTTSSSRLLTANEELQLSEGIQVLLKLELLHDELTERCGGKPTLAQWAAAAGVDQKTLRKRLNYGILCKDKMIKSNIRLVISIAKNYQGAGMNLQDLVQEGCRGLVRGAEKFDASKGFKFSTYAHWWIKQAVRKSLSDQSRTIRLPFHMVEATYRVKEARKQLFNEKGRQPDDKEIAEATGLSMKRLMAVLLTPKAPRSLDQKFGINESLKPSEIISNPDDETSEDILIKQFMRQDLEKVLCTLNPREKQVVRWRFGLEDGRMKTLQEIGELMGVSRERIRQIESCAFRKLKNKKRTKNLQQYINS; this comes from the exons TCAAAACTAGACAACCCGTATGCATTCGTGCGCAATGTGTTCTTACAACGACTACAGCAAGTGCAGTTGTCGATATGGAGAAGCTTCAGTTACCATCTCTGGAAGCTCATTTACGTTCACTAGCAATGGACAGATCCATGTCATATGTAGGATCTGTTGGTCCACCCACTAAG CAGGAAAACATTGAAGATACTGTAGCTACGGAAACACTTACTGGTGAAGAGGCCGAtatagctgctgctgctgctggagcCGTCGCTCTTGCAAAAGCAGCAGCGCAAATGGCTAAAGATGCTGCTTTTATGGGTGGCGATAATTCTGATGCTAGATTAGATCATAAGCATGTAGAATTTTCACCAAAAACCGAAAGCATACATCTTGGGACGGTTCATTATACTGATGCCGAGCGATCATTACTAGGCCTTCAGCCTTTGCAAGCTGAGTGCAGGACGGAGGAAGAAGAAATAATTCCTGTTACAGATTCTGACAGCTTGGAGCCAACTGATGAAGAACTTGAACTTCTCCAGGTGCAACTTACAAATAGAATAGCTGTGAGATCTGGGCGTCAAACAGAGAGAAGAGCTAGAAGAGCAAAAGCAGCTGAGAAAGCTGCTGCAAGTGTTGTTTCTGTGAATTCTGGATCTAGTCGTAAAAAGAAAGCTCCTATACAAGAAGTGGACTACGCTGATCCTTTGCGCTATTTGAGGGGGACCACTAGCTCTTCCAGACTTCTTACTGCTAATGAAGAGCTGCAGTTGTCAGAAGGGATACAG GTCTTATTAAAACTGGAATTACTTCACGACGAACTTACAGAACGTTGTGGTGGTAAACCCACTCTTGCTCAGTGGGCAGCAGCAGCTGGAGTTGACCAGAAAACCCTAAGGAAGCGCTTAAACTATGGCATCCTTTGCAAAGACAAAATGATTAAAAGCAACATCCGTCTTGTAATTTCTATTGCAAAAAATTATCAGGGGGCGGGAATGAACCTTCAAGACCTTGTTCAG GAAGGGTGTCGAggccttgtaagaggtgcagagAAATTTGATGCTTCAAAGGGATTCAAGTTTTCAACTTATGCCCACTGGTGGATTAAGCAGGCAGTTCGAAAATCGCTTTCTGATCAATCTAGAACAATTCGCCTACCG TTTCACATGGTCGAGGCAACTTATCGAGTAAAGGAAGCTAGAAAGCAGCTGTTCAACGAGAAAGGAAGACAGCCCGACGACAAGGAGATTGCAGAGGCGACAGGGTTGTCAATGAAGAGGCTAATGGCTGTATTACTCACTCCCAAAGCTCCAAGATCTCTTGACCAGAAGTTTGGGATCAATGAGAGTCTAAAGCCTTCA GAAATAATttcaaatccagatgatgaaacATCTGAAGATATACTTATCAAGCAATTCATGAGGCAGGATCTGGAAAAAGTGCTATGCACTCTCAATCCAAGGGAGAAGCAGGTGGTCCGGTGGAGGTTTGGGCTGGAGGATGGAAGGATGAAAACATTGCAGGAGATTGGGGAATTAATGGGTGTGAGCAGAGAAAGAATCCGGCAAATAGAATCATGTGCCTTCAGAAAGttgaagaataagaagagaaCCAAAAATTTGCAGCAGTACATTAACTCATAA